Proteins encoded together in one Thermodesulfobacteriota bacterium window:
- the fdhF gene encoding formate dehydrogenase subunit alpha: protein MVRLTIDGKEILAPEGSTILGAARSVGIRIPTLCFHERLKPIGSCRMCVVEVQGFPEPVTACDTQVAEGIMVTTHSENLFRMRQETLKLLLVDHPLDCPICDKAGECTLQDLVVEFQVKDVPYQIPRKEKNATYATSLIRYWPDRCILCLRCVSACREIKGIGALEVKNEDGVHQLAVNTETCVSCGECLQVCPTGALTENLSDIKGKAWTIEKVPTTCTYCGCGCQMELNIFNNQIVAVTGRKDSSVNQGSLCVKGRFGYEFVSSEERLKTPLIKRDGRLVEASWNEALSLVAEKLGKIKKEYGPDAIGGLTSARCTNEDNYIFQKFMRAVIGTNNVDHCARLUHSSTVAGLAASFGSGAMTNPARDVLKAKVILITGTNTTENHPIIANSIYEAVQKNGARLIVADPRRIKLVDICDLWLRPKVGTDVAWINGLINVILSENLQATEYIEARTTGFEELKNCVARYTPDYVSEITGIPADDLVAAGRMYGTAKPASILYTMGITQHTHGTDNVKSLANLAMLCGNVGVEGGGVNPLRGQNNVQGACDMGGLPNVFTGYQPVTDAAVREKFAAAWKVASLPADIGMTVTEMIPAAGSKIKALYVMGENPLLSDADLNHVEKSLAKLDFLVVQDIFLTETAKIADVVLPGVCFAEKNGTFSNTERKVLRVRKALDAPGEAMDDYRIITEIAGRMGYPMVYTDASAIMDEINRVTPSYAGIRYDRIEKEGLVWPCPDENHPGTPVLHVNQFTRGKGQFFPIEYKPSAEVSDGEYPFVLTTGRVHAHYHTGTMTRKGTALNRIYPEALAEVNTEDAKAIHLADGDYVNLISRRGQMKIKAMVSDVTDRGVVFVPFHFIEAAANKLTNSALDPVSKIPEFKICAVRMEKV, encoded by the coding sequence ATGGTTCGATTGACAATCGATGGAAAGGAGATCCTGGCGCCGGAAGGAAGTACCATCCTGGGAGCGGCCAGGAGCGTCGGCATTCGTATCCCGACGCTTTGTTTCCATGAAAGGCTGAAACCCATCGGCTCCTGCCGCATGTGCGTGGTCGAGGTCCAGGGGTTTCCGGAGCCGGTAACGGCCTGTGACACCCAGGTGGCGGAAGGCATCATGGTTACCACCCATTCGGAAAATCTTTTTCGGATGCGGCAGGAAACCCTGAAGCTCCTGCTGGTCGATCATCCCCTGGATTGTCCCATCTGCGACAAGGCTGGTGAGTGCACGCTTCAGGATCTGGTGGTTGAGTTCCAGGTCAAAGATGTGCCCTACCAGATTCCCCGGAAGGAAAAGAACGCCACCTATGCCACCTCCCTGATCCGATACTGGCCGGATCGTTGCATCCTTTGCCTCCGCTGCGTCAGCGCCTGCAGGGAAATCAAAGGGATCGGCGCTCTGGAGGTGAAGAATGAAGACGGTGTGCATCAGCTCGCGGTCAATACGGAAACATGCGTTTCCTGCGGCGAATGTCTGCAGGTCTGCCCGACGGGCGCGCTGACGGAAAATCTAAGCGACATCAAGGGGAAAGCCTGGACCATAGAGAAAGTGCCCACTACCTGCACTTATTGCGGCTGCGGCTGCCAGATGGAGCTGAACATATTTAATAATCAGATTGTCGCCGTCACGGGGCGAAAAGACAGCAGCGTGAATCAGGGCAGTCTGTGCGTGAAAGGCCGGTTCGGCTATGAGTTTGTCTCCAGTGAAGAGCGTCTGAAAACCCCCCTCATCAAGCGGGACGGCCGGCTGGTCGAGGCCTCCTGGAACGAAGCGTTGAGCCTGGTCGCCGAGAAGTTAGGTAAAATAAAAAAGGAATACGGTCCGGACGCGATTGGCGGGCTGACCTCCGCCCGGTGCACCAATGAAGACAACTATATATTTCAGAAATTCATGAGAGCGGTGATCGGTACCAACAATGTCGATCACTGCGCCCGCCTCTGACACAGCTCCACGGTAGCCGGTCTGGCTGCCTCTTTCGGAAGCGGCGCAATGACCAATCCCGCCAGGGACGTACTGAAGGCGAAGGTGATCCTCATTACCGGAACGAATACGACGGAAAACCATCCCATCATCGCCAACTCTATCTATGAGGCGGTCCAGAAGAACGGTGCCAGGCTGATCGTGGCCGACCCCAGACGGATCAAGCTGGTCGATATCTGTGACCTGTGGCTGCGCCCGAAGGTGGGAACGGATGTCGCCTGGATCAACGGTCTCATCAACGTCATTCTCAGCGAGAACCTTCAGGCTACGGAATATATCGAGGCCAGGACCACCGGTTTTGAAGAACTGAAAAATTGCGTTGCCCGTTATACTCCTGACTATGTATCGGAAATCACGGGGATCCCCGCCGATGACCTGGTTGCCGCTGGCCGGATGTACGGGACGGCAAAACCCGCGTCCATTCTTTATACCATGGGAATCACTCAGCACACACACGGAACCGACAATGTAAAGTCTCTGGCGAACCTGGCCATGCTCTGCGGAAATGTGGGTGTCGAAGGCGGTGGCGTCAATCCCCTGCGGGGTCAGAACAACGTGCAGGGCGCCTGTGATATGGGCGGCCTCCCCAACGTGTTCACGGGCTATCAGCCGGTAACGGATGCCGCCGTGCGGGAGAAGTTCGCTGCGGCCTGGAAGGTGGCGTCCCTTCCCGCCGATATCGGCATGACCGTGACGGAAATGATCCCGGCGGCCGGCAGCAAGATCAAAGCCCTTTATGTCATGGGAGAGAACCCCCTGCTCAGTGATGCCGACCTGAATCACGTGGAAAAGAGCCTGGCGAAACTGGATTTTCTGGTGGTTCAGGATATCTTCCTGACGGAAACCGCGAAAATTGCGGATGTGGTACTGCCCGGCGTCTGTTTCGCGGAGAAAAACGGCACATTTTCCAATACCGAGCGCAAGGTACTGAGAGTGCGCAAAGCCTTGGATGCCCCGGGCGAAGCCATGGATGATTATCGAATCATCACGGAGATCGCCGGCAGAATGGGTTACCCCATGGTCTACACGGACGCGTCCGCCATCATGGATGAAATCAACAGGGTCACCCCGAGCTACGCCGGCATCCGGTATGATCGGATAGAAAAAGAGGGGCTGGTGTGGCCGTGCCCGGATGAAAATCACCCGGGAACTCCTGTCCTTCACGTCAACCAGTTTACCAGGGGAAAGGGACAGTTCTTCCCCATCGAGTACAAGCCTTCGGCGGAAGTCAGCGACGGCGAATATCCTTTTGTCCTGACAACCGGCCGGGTCCATGCGCATTATCATACCGGCACCATGACCCGGAAAGGCACCGCGTTAAACCGTATCTATCCCGAGGCGCTGGCGGAAGTCAACACCGAGGACGCGAAGGCCATTCATCTCGCGGACGGGGATTATGTCAATCTGATTTCCCGGCGCGGTCAGATGAAAATAAAGGCCATGGTTTCCGATGTGACCGATCGGGGGGTCGTGTTCGTGCCGTTCCATTTTATTGAGGCCGCCGCCAACAAACTGACGAACAGCGCGCTTGATCCTGTATCCAAGATACCGGAGTTTAAAATCTGCGCCGTCCGGATGGAGAAAGTGTGA
- the hmcA gene encoding sulfate respiration complex hexadecaheme cytochrome HmcA, which translates to MMTRKHLAYFACVLSIVTMGIFCTDLYGRDPSSPEPSQLRPDLISIDGLTAFGHLEKQPVEFLHDAHTKALSEKNRDCTVCHLPEKDRISLKFKRTKDTNRVEVMNIYHQECISCHGDMKKAREKTGPVECDGCHKEQKQYVSSRRPMGFDASLHFRHSEARQKKCEQCHHEYDEKEQKLFYAKGQEGTCRYCHRAETTDKVISMRLASHMACVNCHAGNLARKMESGPIDCAGCHDAEAQAKIEKVWPLPRMERKQPDVALLKTASKPAGEEEKPTRMNYVPFDHKGHETYNDTCRVCHHESLQPCNQCHTLTGTKEGKDVRLETAMHLADTERSCTGCHAGKTRDKNCAGCHALMGTKPANEDRSCLICHMTPPSGYESPLTPEAEKTMAGDMLQSRKPVTGTYPDEDIPEKVVIKHLSREYEAVEFPHRKIVRALADNIKENRLAGYFHDQEGTLCMGCHHHSPASTKPPQCASCHGKTFDRENPLKPGIIGAYHQQCMGCHREMDIAKPAGCTECHKKIESNP; encoded by the coding sequence ATGATGACGAGAAAACATCTGGCTTATTTCGCCTGTGTGTTATCAATAGTCACGATGGGCATATTCTGCACCGACCTGTATGGACGGGATCCGTCTTCGCCGGAACCCTCGCAGCTTCGCCCTGACCTGATTTCCATCGACGGCCTGACCGCCTTCGGCCACCTGGAAAAGCAACCGGTTGAATTTCTTCACGATGCTCACACCAAGGCCCTGTCCGAAAAAAACCGCGACTGCACCGTCTGCCATCTACCGGAAAAAGACCGTATTTCCCTGAAGTTCAAAAGGACAAAAGATACGAACCGGGTCGAGGTGATGAATATTTATCACCAGGAATGCATCTCCTGCCACGGGGACATGAAAAAAGCGCGGGAAAAAACCGGCCCGGTGGAGTGCGACGGCTGCCATAAAGAACAAAAACAGTACGTTTCTTCCCGCCGGCCCATGGGGTTTGACGCCTCCCTGCACTTCCGGCATTCTGAAGCGCGGCAGAAAAAATGCGAGCAGTGTCACCACGAATATGACGAAAAAGAGCAAAAACTGTTTTATGCCAAGGGCCAGGAAGGCACCTGCCGCTATTGTCATCGTGCCGAAACAACGGACAAGGTCATTTCCATGCGCCTGGCCTCCCACATGGCCTGCGTCAATTGCCACGCCGGCAACCTGGCCAGAAAGATGGAAAGCGGGCCCATCGATTGCGCCGGATGTCACGACGCCGAGGCCCAGGCGAAAATCGAAAAAGTTTGGCCCCTTCCGAGAATGGAGCGGAAGCAACCGGACGTGGCGCTGCTGAAGACCGCGTCGAAACCGGCAGGGGAAGAAGAAAAACCGACCCGGATGAATTATGTGCCCTTTGATCATAAAGGCCATGAAACCTATAACGACACCTGCCGGGTCTGTCACCATGAAAGCCTCCAGCCGTGCAACCAATGTCATACCCTTACCGGAACAAAGGAAGGCAAAGACGTCCGCCTCGAAACCGCCATGCATCTGGCGGATACGGAACGAAGCTGCACGGGCTGTCATGCCGGAAAAACGCGGGACAAGAATTGCGCCGGCTGTCATGCCCTCATGGGAACAAAGCCGGCCAACGAAGATCGATCATGCCTGATCTGCCATATGACGCCGCCGTCTGGATACGAATCTCCCCTGACGCCGGAAGCGGAAAAGACCATGGCCGGCGACATGCTCCAATCCAGAAAACCGGTCACCGGCACCTACCCGGATGAGGATATCCCGGAGAAAGTGGTGATCAAGCATCTTTCCAGAGAATATGAAGCGGTCGAGTTTCCCCATCGAAAGATCGTCCGGGCGCTGGCGGATAATATCAAGGAAAACCGTCTGGCCGGGTACTTCCACGACCAGGAAGGCACCCTGTGCATGGGCTGTCATCATCACAGCCCCGCCTCGACAAAACCGCCCCAGTGCGCCAGCTGCCACGGCAAAACCTTTGACAGGGAAAATCCGTTAAAACCCGGCATCATCGGCGCCTATCATCAGCAGTGCATGGGCTGTCACCGGGAAATGGACATCGCCAAACCGGCCGGATGCACGGAATGCCATAAGAAAATCGAGTCAAACCCATAG
- the hmcB gene encoding sulfate respiration complex iron-sulfur protein HmcB has protein sequence MSRRKFLGWIGAAGLGSAVGKSALAGGGKHFEGYPDSFGVLHDITLCVGCRSCEAACARVNELPAPEKPFTDLTVLNEKRRTTAKTFTVVNKYAIDGRKAPLFRKNQCNHCLEPACASACFVRAFQKTKTGAVVYDPSVCVGCRYCMIACPFEIPTYEYDEPLTPRVMKCTMCYPRVMEGKLPGCVEACPKEALIFGKRKELLKIARERFRKYPGRYVDHIYGETEMGGTSWLYISGVPFSQIGMREDLGVTPAPELTSGALSAVPVVVGLWPVLLMGIYAISKRKEIIFNQEREAPAHETAAPAPAEEDL, from the coding sequence ATGTCACGAAGGAAGTTTCTCGGATGGATAGGCGCGGCGGGGCTGGGATCGGCCGTGGGAAAATCGGCCCTTGCCGGCGGCGGCAAGCACTTTGAAGGCTATCCCGACAGCTTCGGTGTCCTGCACGACATCACGCTGTGCGTGGGGTGCCGCAGCTGTGAAGCGGCCTGCGCCAGGGTCAACGAACTGCCCGCGCCCGAAAAGCCGTTTACCGATCTGACCGTACTCAATGAAAAACGGCGGACAACAGCCAAGACATTTACGGTGGTCAACAAGTATGCGATCGACGGCCGGAAAGCGCCTCTGTTCAGGAAGAACCAGTGCAATCACTGCCTGGAGCCGGCCTGCGCCTCCGCCTGTTTTGTCAGAGCCTTCCAGAAGACAAAAACCGGCGCGGTCGTCTACGATCCCTCCGTATGCGTCGGATGCCGCTACTGCATGATCGCCTGCCCTTTTGAGATTCCGACTTACGAATATGACGAGCCCCTGACGCCCCGCGTCATGAAATGCACCATGTGTTACCCCCGGGTAATGGAAGGAAAACTTCCCGGATGCGTGGAAGCCTGCCCCAAAGAGGCCCTGATCTTCGGCAAGCGGAAAGAACTGCTCAAGATCGCCCGGGAAAGGTTCCGCAAGTATCCGGGCCGGTATGTGGATCACATTTACGGCGAGACGGAAATGGGCGGCACCAGCTGGCTGTATATTTCCGGCGTTCCGTTCTCTCAAATCGGCATGCGGGAGGACCTCGGCGTCACCCCGGCCCCCGAGCTGACATCCGGCGCCCTGTCCGCGGTTCCCGTGGTGGTGGGGTTGTGGCCGGTGCTGCTGATGGGGATCTACGCCATATCCAAACGCAAGGAAATAATCTTCAATCAGGAACGGGAAGCACCGGCGCATGAAACGGCCGCGCCGGCGCCGGCCGAGGAGGATCTCTGA